From the Streptomyces pluripotens genome, one window contains:
- a CDS encoding creatininase family protein, with translation MPEDLWNRMTAPELRARAAQGAPVLLPVGSTEQHGPHLPTGVDDFLSAEACRRAAAIMADHERPVVVAPSLWCGLSDHHLAFGGTFTLTLRTYHALLRDLCRSIITAGFGKILIVNGHGGNITALNAISNELTRELSTPIAVTSYFLAGLERTAEILETQPTLMHACEGETSMIMAIAPDLVDRSRLAEATGPHIALQSDASHTFHVSRPFKEVTCSGVAGDARAATPEKGEAILDTCARAIAEWLLKWA, from the coding sequence ATGCCGGAAGATCTCTGGAACCGCATGACCGCGCCGGAGCTGCGGGCACGGGCCGCCCAAGGCGCTCCGGTCCTGCTGCCCGTCGGATCCACCGAGCAGCACGGTCCGCACCTGCCCACCGGAGTGGACGACTTCCTCAGTGCCGAGGCGTGCAGGCGCGCCGCCGCCATCATGGCCGACCACGAGCGGCCCGTTGTGGTCGCACCCTCCCTGTGGTGCGGACTCTCCGATCACCATCTCGCCTTCGGCGGCACCTTCACACTCACCCTGCGGACGTACCACGCGCTCCTGCGTGACCTGTGCCGCTCCATCATCACCGCAGGCTTCGGCAAGATCCTCATCGTCAACGGGCACGGAGGGAACATCACCGCCCTCAATGCCATCAGCAACGAACTCACCCGGGAGTTGTCCACCCCCATCGCCGTCACCAGCTACTTCCTGGCCGGGCTGGAACGGACGGCGGAGATACTGGAGACCCAGCCCACCCTGATGCACGCCTGCGAGGGCGAAACCTCCATGATCATGGCGATCGCCCCCGACCTCGTCGACCGCTCCCGGCTCGCCGAGGCGACCGGCCCGCACATCGCGCTGCAATCCGACGCGAGCCATACGTTCCACGTGTCACGGCCGTTCAAGGAGGTCACCTGTTCGGGCGTGGCGGGTGATGCGCGCGCGGCAACCCCGGAAAAGGGAGAGGCCATCCTCGACACGTGTGCCCGAGCCATCGCCGAATGGCTGTTGAAGTGGGCGTGA
- a CDS encoding MFS transporter — protein sequence MQRPEDAGSPLVAARLDRLPMTALHKRFVAIMALGNFFEIYELFLAGVLATTLKATFSLVGFDLSLVLASTFVGAFFGAVVIGRLADRIGRRGAYMLTLTTYSAATLVCAFAPNLWSLILFRFIAGIGLGGELPVTDSFLGDILPPQQRGRYAAWAFTAAYLAVPAVGFLGMKLIGESPLGIAGWRWMFAVGSLGALLTFLVRRGLPESPRWLESVGRRAEADAVATRFEEAAEAEGWTRPPVTDVTPQQRPVRLPARSIFRAPLARRTALMAVLWILAPIGYYGFGSLGTLVLAAKGLTVSSSLTYLTFSFIGYPLGSFLSVLVMERAERKWILCASLVGMGLFGLAYGNAASPMAIILAGFCFTLVANVMSNSGHIYQLEQFPTSVRTTATGWLYSLSRLSTAAAPFYLIPLLDAHGAGTTFAVVAAAMLLSALAVAFGVRTTGLSVESISGAPQDADFPPSSTGVPAHVASGRRTETP from the coding sequence ATGCAACGTCCAGAGGACGCCGGCAGTCCGCTCGTCGCCGCCCGGCTCGACCGACTTCCGATGACAGCACTCCACAAGCGGTTCGTCGCCATCATGGCGCTCGGCAACTTCTTCGAGATCTACGAGCTCTTCCTGGCGGGAGTCCTCGCCACCACCCTGAAGGCGACCTTCTCGCTGGTCGGCTTCGATCTGTCGCTCGTTCTTGCCTCGACGTTCGTCGGTGCTTTCTTCGGGGCTGTGGTGATCGGACGCCTGGCGGACCGCATCGGGCGCCGCGGCGCCTACATGCTCACGCTCACCACGTACTCGGCGGCCACACTCGTCTGCGCCTTCGCCCCGAACCTGTGGAGCCTGATCCTCTTCCGCTTCATCGCCGGGATCGGCCTGGGAGGCGAACTTCCGGTAACGGATTCCTTCCTCGGTGACATCCTGCCGCCGCAACAGCGCGGACGCTACGCAGCGTGGGCGTTCACTGCCGCCTACCTCGCCGTGCCCGCGGTGGGCTTCTTGGGCATGAAGCTGATCGGCGAGAGCCCGCTGGGTATCGCGGGATGGCGGTGGATGTTCGCGGTCGGCTCCCTTGGCGCCCTGCTCACCTTCCTGGTCCGCCGGGGTCTGCCCGAATCACCGCGTTGGCTGGAGTCGGTCGGAAGAAGGGCGGAGGCCGACGCGGTCGCCACGCGATTCGAAGAGGCTGCCGAGGCAGAGGGATGGACACGTCCCCCGGTCACCGACGTCACGCCGCAGCAGCGCCCGGTCCGGCTGCCTGCACGCAGCATCTTCCGGGCACCTCTCGCCCGCCGCACGGCACTGATGGCCGTTCTGTGGATCCTGGCCCCCATCGGTTACTACGGTTTCGGCAGCCTCGGCACGCTCGTGCTCGCCGCCAAGGGACTCACCGTCAGCAGCTCGCTGACCTACTTGACCTTCTCCTTCATCGGATACCCGCTCGGCTCCTTCCTCTCCGTGCTCGTCATGGAGAGAGCCGAACGGAAGTGGATCCTGTGCGCCTCCCTGGTGGGCATGGGGCTGTTCGGGCTGGCCTACGGCAACGCCGCCTCGCCGATGGCGATCATCCTCGCGGGCTTCTGTTTCACCTTGGTCGCCAATGTCATGTCCAACTCCGGCCATATCTACCAGCTGGAGCAGTTCCCGACGAGCGTGCGGACCACCGCGACCGGCTGGCTGTACTCGCTCAGTCGGCTGTCGACCGCCGCAGCCCCCTTCTACCTGATCCCCCTCCTCGACGCCCACGGCGCCGGAACCACCTTCGCGGTGGTGGCCGCGGCGATGCTCCTGTCCGCGCTCGCGGTCGCCTTTGGGGTGCGGACCACAGGCCTGTCGGTAGAGAGCATCTCGGGGGCCCCGCAGGACGCGGACTTCCCGCCGTCGTCCACCGGCGTGCCCGCGCACGTCGCTTCCGGGCGGCGCACCGAGACGCCGTGA
- a CDS encoding TetR/AcrR family transcriptional regulator, whose amino-acid sequence MVPTACTSHVSGQGAARARSRSKILSAAKALFLEGGYDGVNLERIASRAGVARQTVYNRFGGKEAVFRAVVEHHWASLDLATLPSRFGEGLGSGGDPAEFLRHFSHALLAFIDETDQVAFTRLVIAESSRIPWIAGEFHRLGKAPLLQVLASFLKRLCEAGTISCPSPSTAARQFLGLVQEFVVWPKVMAIDAGRTNIPPTDVVIEEAISTFLSRYGAGARQEAHEPSPLWCPPPRHPV is encoded by the coding sequence GTGGTTCCCACCGCGTGTACGTCGCACGTGTCCGGCCAGGGCGCAGCTCGCGCCCGCAGCCGTTCGAAGATCCTGTCCGCAGCGAAGGCACTCTTCCTGGAAGGCGGGTACGACGGTGTCAACTTGGAACGGATCGCGTCACGGGCCGGAGTCGCCCGGCAGACGGTGTACAACCGGTTCGGCGGCAAGGAGGCCGTCTTCCGTGCCGTGGTGGAGCACCATTGGGCAAGCCTCGACCTCGCCACCCTGCCCTCGCGCTTCGGAGAAGGACTCGGGAGCGGCGGTGACCCGGCCGAGTTTCTGCGCCACTTCTCCCACGCCCTGCTCGCCTTCATCGACGAGACGGACCAGGTCGCCTTCACCCGGCTCGTGATCGCCGAGTCCAGCCGCATCCCGTGGATCGCCGGGGAGTTCCACCGGCTCGGCAAGGCGCCACTGCTGCAGGTGTTAGCGTCGTTTCTGAAGCGTCTTTGCGAGGCAGGCACGATCTCGTGCCCATCCCCCAGTACAGCGGCGCGGCAGTTCCTCGGGCTGGTCCAGGAGTTCGTCGTCTGGCCCAAGGTCATGGCCATCGATGCGGGCCGGACGAACATTCCCCCGACCGACGTGGTCATAGAAGAGGCGATCTCCACCTTCCTCAGCCGCTACGGAGCCGGAGCGCGTCAAGAAGCGCACGAGCCCTCACCGCTGTGGTGCCCGCCACCGCGGCACCCCGTATGA
- a CDS encoding MBL fold metallo-hydrolase yields MSSLPHTPASPDSSPRWNVGDAVVHRVDELVLPPETGPWLIPAATPDLVTQIPWLTPAFADPRGALHLAVHSFAVETGGLRVLVDTGIGNGKSRANPAWDNLDTPYLDRLAAAGFPPESVDMVILTHLHTDHVGWNTRPSGPGRWEPTFPHARYLVSRTEADYWSSADMDASRRQMLSDSVHPVRESGQLELIDVPADGADVAPGLRLLPTPGHTPGQVAVHLHSAGHSAVITGDCIHHPVQMARPALCSSVDVDPAQAARTRRSLLARLAGTDTLLLGSHFAPPTAGFVRSEGDSGTYRLSPVPGERPRTA; encoded by the coding sequence ATGAGTTCCCTCCCGCACACCCCCGCCTCGCCCGACAGCTCTCCCCGGTGGAACGTCGGTGACGCCGTCGTGCACCGCGTCGACGAGCTGGTCCTCCCGCCCGAGACCGGCCCGTGGCTCATCCCGGCAGCCACGCCGGACCTCGTCACGCAGATCCCCTGGCTCACTCCCGCCTTCGCTGACCCCCGAGGCGCACTCCATCTGGCCGTGCACAGCTTCGCGGTCGAGACGGGTGGTCTGCGCGTACTGGTTGATACCGGTATCGGCAACGGCAAGAGCCGTGCCAACCCCGCCTGGGACAACCTCGACACCCCCTACCTCGACCGTCTGGCCGCCGCCGGTTTTCCCCCGGAGTCCGTCGACATGGTGATCCTGACCCATCTGCACACCGACCATGTCGGGTGGAACACCCGCCCCAGCGGCCCGGGCCGCTGGGAGCCCACGTTCCCTCACGCCCGCTATCTCGTCTCCCGCACCGAAGCCGACTACTGGTCGAGCGCGGATATGGATGCCAGCCGACGCCAGATGCTGTCCGACTCCGTTCATCCCGTCCGCGAGAGCGGCCAGCTGGAGCTGATCGACGTGCCCGCGGACGGTGCAGACGTCGCTCCCGGCCTGCGGCTTCTGCCCACTCCTGGCCACACTCCTGGCCAGGTCGCCGTCCACCTGCACAGCGCCGGGCACTCCGCCGTCATCACCGGTGACTGCATCCATCACCCCGTGCAGATGGCCCGCCCCGCCCTGTGCAGCAGCGTGGACGTCGATCCAGCACAAGCTGCCCGCACCCGCCGCAGCCTCCTCGCGCGCCTCGCCGGCACTGACACCCTGCTCCTGGGCAGCCACTTCGCGCCCCCCACCGCGGGCTTCGTCCGCTCCGAAGGCGACAGCGGCACCTACCGCCTGTCACCCGTCCCCGGAGAACGACCTCGCACCGCATGA
- a CDS encoding TetR/AcrR family transcriptional regulator, with the protein MSADTTNSSLVSGRRAAKRSSATALKVLNASKTLFLQDGYDGVNLDRIATRAGVARQTVYNLFGSKEAVFRATMEHHWAAFGLEELLARLDRDVSRVDPADFLRRFADMVLTFVAETDQVSFTRLVIAESRRLPWIAEEFYRLGKAPLAQTFTACLREMSETGVIDCPHPELAARQFLGLIQEFVIWPQVMAIGPDVMKLPPTDLVVEEAIAMFLSRYMPTGTAA; encoded by the coding sequence ATGTCGGCCGACACCACCAACTCGTCGCTCGTATCCGGACGCCGCGCAGCCAAACGGTCCAGCGCCACAGCCCTCAAAGTCTTGAATGCCTCCAAGACCCTCTTCCTCCAGGACGGGTACGACGGTGTCAACCTCGACCGGATCGCCACGCGCGCCGGCGTGGCCCGGCAGACCGTCTACAACCTGTTCGGAAGCAAGGAGGCGGTGTTCCGGGCGACGATGGAGCACCACTGGGCGGCCTTCGGGCTCGAAGAACTGCTGGCGCGCCTGGACCGGGACGTCTCACGCGTTGATCCGGCCGACTTCCTGCGCCGTTTCGCCGACATGGTGCTCACCTTCGTCGCGGAGACGGATCAGGTCTCCTTCACCCGGCTGGTCATCGCGGAATCACGCAGGCTTCCCTGGATCGCCGAGGAGTTCTACCGGCTCGGCAAGGCGCCGTTGGCGCAGACGTTCACCGCCTGTCTGCGGGAGATGTCGGAGACCGGTGTCATCGACTGCCCGCACCCGGAACTGGCAGCGCGCCAGTTCCTCGGGCTGATCCAGGAGTTCGTCATCTGGCCGCAGGTCATGGCGATCGGCCCGGACGTGATGAAGCTCCCGCCCACCGACCTCGTCGTGGAAGAGGCCATAGCCATGTTCCTGAGCCGCTACATGCCGACGGGCACGGCAGCGTAG
- a CDS encoding ATP-binding protein yields MYTKHSSEARSAPTVSGTLSSCAGHSGLVVIAVPADERHVSAVRHRVAACLDAWRISLDDQVAVVLIVGELAANAALHGRDDMTVMIGVSVADVHIHVIDSGGTAGSREQEIDEDEHGRGLNIIRCLAQSVRWHSDAARTWVHVDYCLGGVQRT; encoded by the coding sequence ATGTATACGAAGCACTCTTCCGAGGCCCGCTCGGCCCCGACGGTGAGCGGCACCCTGTCCTCGTGTGCCGGGCACTCGGGACTGGTGGTCATCGCTGTTCCCGCCGACGAGCGCCATGTGTCCGCCGTCCGGCATCGTGTGGCCGCTTGTCTGGATGCCTGGCGCATATCCCTCGACGACCAGGTCGCCGTCGTTTTGATCGTCGGCGAGCTCGCCGCCAACGCGGCACTACACGGGCGTGATGACATGACGGTCATGATCGGTGTCTCCGTGGCCGACGTACACATTCACGTCATCGACAGTGGCGGAACCGCAGGGTCCCGAGAACAAGAGATCGACGAGGACGAGCACGGCCGCGGCCTGAACATCATCCGCTGCCTGGCGCAGTCCGTCCGATGGCACAGCGACGCCGCCCGTACATGGGTGCACGTCGATTATTGCCTCGGTGGTGTCCAAAGAACCTGA
- a CDS encoding propionyl-CoA synthetase, which yields MPAAPSERGGYAAAHRRSLEDPEQFWLEAAQAIDWIVPPSTALDGSHAPLYRWFPDGELNTCHNALDRHVDAGHGDRLALVHDSPLTGVRTTFTYRELRDEVARAAGLLTGLGVVKGDRVVLYLPMIPEAVIAMLACSRIGAVHSVVFGGFASRELAVRIDDAQPKVIMSASCGVEPKGVVPYKPLLDTALARARHRPDHCVILQRPQYTAELTAGRDLDWAEAAGAAEPVACTPVAATDPLYILYTSGTTGRPKGVVRDNGGHAVALRWSMRYLFDTHPGEVFWAASDVGWVVGHSYIVYGPLLTGCTTVLYEGKPVGTPDAGAFWRVVAEHGVATLFTAPTAIRAVRKDDPKGELLATHDIGSLRHLFLAGERLDPQTYRWAGELLGVPVIDNWWQTETGWPIVSDPVGLEPHVTKPGSPTLPVPGYDVRILDEAGQEAPAGAEGAVAIRLPLPPGTLTTLWGDDERYVGSYLSTYDGHYLTGDGGHKDEDGYVYIMGRVDDVLNVAGHRLSSGAMEEAIATHPDVAECAVIGIRDQLKGQVPLGLVVLKAGVGRAPEDICAELVALVRDAIGPVAALRRIDIVAALPKTRSGKILRRTMREIADGGDPAPPSTIEDPEVIDDIRRVLLSGT from the coding sequence GTGCCAGCAGCACCTTCCGAGCGAGGCGGCTATGCCGCGGCCCACCGCCGAAGCCTGGAGGATCCCGAACAGTTCTGGCTTGAGGCGGCGCAAGCGATCGACTGGATCGTTCCCCCCTCGACGGCACTGGACGGCTCTCACGCGCCGCTGTACCGCTGGTTCCCGGACGGTGAGCTGAACACCTGCCACAACGCCCTGGACCGGCACGTCGATGCCGGACACGGCGATCGTCTTGCCCTCGTCCACGACAGTCCCCTGACGGGTGTGCGGACCACTTTCACCTATCGGGAGCTGCGCGACGAGGTCGCTCGCGCAGCGGGTCTGCTCACCGGGCTGGGGGTGGTCAAGGGCGACCGCGTCGTGCTGTACCTTCCGATGATTCCCGAGGCGGTGATCGCCATGCTGGCCTGCTCCCGTATCGGTGCAGTCCATTCGGTGGTCTTCGGCGGATTCGCTTCGCGGGAACTGGCCGTGCGGATCGACGACGCCCAGCCCAAGGTCATCATGTCCGCCTCGTGCGGAGTCGAGCCCAAGGGCGTCGTCCCCTACAAGCCTCTCCTGGACACCGCCCTCGCCCGGGCCCGTCACCGGCCGGACCACTGCGTGATCCTCCAACGCCCGCAATACACCGCCGAACTGACAGCAGGCCGGGACCTGGACTGGGCCGAAGCCGCCGGCGCGGCCGAACCGGTCGCCTGCACTCCGGTGGCGGCCACCGACCCGCTCTACATCCTCTACACCTCCGGAACCACTGGCCGGCCCAAGGGAGTCGTGCGCGACAACGGGGGTCACGCCGTCGCGCTGCGCTGGTCGATGCGGTATCTCTTCGACACCCACCCAGGGGAGGTGTTCTGGGCCGCCTCGGACGTGGGCTGGGTCGTCGGCCACTCCTACATCGTCTACGGCCCCCTGCTGACCGGCTGCACCACCGTGCTCTACGAGGGCAAGCCCGTCGGCACCCCTGATGCCGGAGCGTTCTGGAGAGTCGTCGCAGAGCACGGCGTCGCCACACTCTTCACCGCACCCACCGCAATCCGCGCCGTGCGAAAGGACGACCCCAAGGGCGAGTTGCTCGCCACGCACGACATCGGCTCGCTGCGCCATCTGTTCCTGGCGGGCGAGCGACTGGACCCGCAGACCTACCGCTGGGCAGGCGAGCTGCTCGGTGTGCCGGTCATCGACAACTGGTGGCAGACGGAGACGGGATGGCCGATCGTGTCCGATCCCGTGGGCCTGGAGCCACATGTGACCAAACCGGGGTCACCGACCCTGCCGGTACCCGGCTACGACGTGCGCATCCTCGACGAAGCGGGCCAGGAGGCACCCGCAGGAGCGGAGGGCGCGGTGGCCATCCGGCTGCCACTGCCACCGGGCACCCTCACCACGCTCTGGGGAGATGACGAGCGGTACGTCGGCTCCTACCTGTCCACGTACGACGGTCATTACCTCACCGGCGACGGTGGTCACAAGGACGAGGACGGGTACGTGTACATCATGGGGCGAGTCGACGATGTGCTCAACGTCGCGGGACATCGCCTCTCCAGCGGGGCGATGGAAGAAGCGATCGCTACTCACCCCGACGTGGCCGAATGCGCTGTCATCGGTATCAGGGATCAGCTCAAGGGGCAGGTTCCCCTCGGGCTGGTGGTGCTCAAAGCCGGCGTGGGCCGTGCTCCGGAAGACATCTGCGCAGAACTCGTCGCCCTCGTGCGCGACGCCATCGGGCCCGTGGCGGCACTGCGCCGGATCGATATCGTGGCCGCCCTGCCCAAGACC